In Gemmata obscuriglobus, a single genomic region encodes these proteins:
- a CDS encoding DUF1501 domain-containing protein, whose product MHLLNEQQVDLTRRQFFGSTGIRLGGLAMALLGAGRARGAEAAPRVHPPLPGFPHHTPKAKAVIYLHLNGGPSQLDTWDYKPKLAEQFDKDLPESVRKGQRITTMTSGQSRLPVAPSMFKFAQHGQCGMWVSELLPHTAKWVDEIALVKSVHTNAINHDPACTFVMTGSETPGKPSVGSWLSYGLGSESNDLPAFVVFTPSWSSGAAAQALFSRMWASGFLPGKFSGVALRSVGDPVLYVQNPDGVGAGNRRAMLDALGALNARTAEKYGDPETLTRTAQYEMAFRMQTSVPDLTDLSKEPAKTLEMYGPDVKKPGSFAASAILARRLVERGVRAVQILHRGWDQHGNLPGEIRSQCKDTDQPTAALLADLKQKGLLDSTLVVCGGEFGRTVYSQGGLSKTNYGRDHHPRNFCMWLAGGGIKGGQVYGETDDYSYNVTDKPAHVNDLNATVLHLMGIDHKKFTYKFQGLDQRLTGVEEQHVVTDLIR is encoded by the coding sequence ATGCACCTTCTCAACGAACAGCAAGTCGACCTCACCCGCCGGCAGTTCTTCGGTTCCACGGGCATCCGGCTCGGCGGCTTGGCGATGGCGCTGCTCGGCGCCGGCCGCGCCCGCGGCGCCGAAGCCGCGCCGCGCGTCCACCCGCCGCTGCCCGGGTTCCCGCACCACACGCCAAAAGCGAAAGCCGTCATCTACCTGCACCTGAACGGCGGCCCGAGCCAGCTTGACACCTGGGACTACAAGCCCAAGCTGGCCGAACAGTTCGACAAGGACCTGCCGGAGAGCGTCCGCAAGGGCCAGCGTATCACCACCATGACCAGCGGGCAGTCCCGGCTCCCGGTCGCGCCGTCCATGTTCAAGTTCGCGCAACACGGTCAGTGCGGGATGTGGGTCAGCGAACTGCTCCCGCACACCGCGAAGTGGGTGGACGAGATCGCGCTCGTGAAGAGCGTTCACACGAACGCGATCAACCACGACCCCGCCTGCACCTTCGTGATGACCGGGAGCGAAACGCCGGGCAAGCCGAGCGTGGGGTCGTGGCTCTCCTACGGGCTGGGGAGCGAGAGCAACGACCTGCCGGCGTTCGTGGTGTTCACGCCCTCTTGGAGTTCCGGCGCCGCGGCGCAGGCGCTGTTCTCGCGGATGTGGGCCAGCGGGTTCCTGCCGGGCAAGTTCAGCGGCGTCGCGCTCCGCAGCGTCGGCGATCCGGTCCTGTACGTCCAGAACCCGGACGGCGTGGGCGCGGGCAACCGGCGCGCGATGCTGGACGCGCTGGGCGCACTCAACGCACGCACGGCCGAGAAGTACGGCGACCCCGAGACGCTCACGCGGACGGCTCAATACGAAATGGCGTTCCGGATGCAAACGAGCGTCCCGGACCTGACGGACTTATCAAAAGAACCGGCAAAGACGCTCGAAATGTACGGCCCCGACGTGAAGAAGCCCGGCAGCTTCGCCGCCAGCGCGATCCTGGCGCGGCGGCTCGTGGAGCGCGGCGTTCGCGCGGTGCAGATCCTCCACCGCGGATGGGACCAGCACGGGAACCTGCCGGGCGAGATCCGTTCGCAGTGCAAAGACACCGACCAGCCCACCGCGGCACTGCTGGCCGACCTGAAGCAGAAAGGGCTGCTCGACAGCACGCTGGTGGTGTGCGGCGGCGAGTTCGGGCGGACGGTGTACAGTCAGGGCGGCCTGTCGAAGACGAACTACGGTCGGGACCACCACCCGCGGAACTTCTGCATGTGGCTGGCGGGCGGCGGGATCAAAGGCGGGCAGGTGTACGGCGAGACCGACGACTACAGTTACAACGTGACCGACAAACCGGCTCACGTGAACGACCTGAACGCGACCGTTCTGCACCTCATGGGCATCGATCACAAGAAGTTCACCTACAAGTTCCAGGGGCTCGATCAACGGCTCACGGGGGTGGAAGAGCAGCACGTCGTCACGGACCTGATCCGCTGA
- a CDS encoding PSD1 and planctomycete cytochrome C domain-containing protein has translation MKPLCVTALLACVVSVGRAEDVKKPAPAAPATRTIEFNRDVRPIFSDACFACHGFDPKARKGKLRLDVPDGAFAERDGAFPIKPGAPNASEVWKRIVTDDADSVMPPPHTNKKLTATQKETIRLWIEQGAKYQKHWSFEPVARQSAPGAGHPVDAFIRARLEKEGLKPTAEADRETLIRRVSFALTGLPPTVAEVDAFLADKAGNAYEKMVDRYLANPRFGEEMARHWLDVARYADTHGLHLDNERQMWKYRDWVVKAFNDNLPFDKFATYQLAGDLLPNPTSEQLTATGFSRCNVTTGEGGSIDAEWRYRNAVDRASTATQAFLGLTAGCAVCHDHKFDPISIKEYYSLYAFFYSGADPALDSNVSTTGPFVKVPTPAQQAALEAAAKAEAGARKALEEAAAKAEYTDPAATPDAPAVAVREVLLDDTFPAGATSSNTTRNAADWVTAPAFGAKSGRRVLRQANTFFHQDTIQFRNPLRAPAGARFEAWVYLDPKQPPGAVTVQFAGGKKVWWGQEPTAESPYARGGLGTRVGDLPKPGSWAQLALNAEDLGLKGEQPAPSLTLQEHGGVVYWDAVALTGTSNPATDPRTSFQVWWKGLNGKAPPGLPAGLNAVVAAGPAKNPKAEDVAKLRAYYLAHVARGATPALANLQREWEAARAEHAVAADAIPGTMVFRDLPVPRDSFVMLRGQYDKPGDKVQPGVPAALPPLKLADPSKRATRLDLANWITSPENPLAARVAANRLWQQFFGVGLVKTSSDFGSQGEPPSHPELLDWLAGEYRSSWDTKKFVKLLVTSDAFKRDAAQPPAVRLKDPENRLLSRGPRFRLDAEQLRDNALFVSGLMSHEMGGRGVNVYQPPNIWEPVGYADSNTRYYLQDHGAALYRRSLYVFIKRTAPAPFLTNFDATNREQLCAGRDRTNTPLQALQLMNDVQHFEAARALAERVLTEGGKEVEERIAFLYRTVLSRRPDAEEVKLVAAALERQRELFAANPVGAKKVVHAGESKPKGAAADAEVAAWTMIANLVLNLDEAVSRN, from the coding sequence ATGAAGCCGCTCTGCGTTACCGCACTGCTCGCGTGCGTGGTCTCGGTCGGTCGGGCCGAGGACGTCAAGAAGCCCGCCCCGGCCGCGCCCGCAACGCGAACGATCGAGTTCAACCGCGACGTGCGCCCCATCTTCTCGGACGCCTGCTTCGCGTGCCACGGGTTCGACCCGAAGGCGCGCAAGGGCAAGCTCCGGCTCGACGTGCCCGACGGCGCGTTCGCGGAGCGCGACGGCGCGTTCCCCATCAAGCCCGGCGCCCCGAACGCGAGCGAGGTGTGGAAGCGGATCGTCACGGACGACGCCGACAGCGTGATGCCGCCGCCGCACACGAACAAGAAGCTCACCGCGACCCAGAAAGAAACGATCCGGCTCTGGATCGAGCAGGGGGCGAAATACCAGAAGCACTGGTCGTTCGAGCCCGTTGCCCGGCAGTCGGCTCCCGGCGCGGGGCACCCCGTGGACGCGTTCATCCGCGCGCGGCTCGAAAAGGAGGGGCTGAAGCCGACCGCCGAAGCCGACCGCGAGACGCTGATCCGCCGCGTGTCGTTCGCCCTCACCGGGCTCCCGCCGACCGTCGCCGAGGTCGACGCCTTCCTCGCGGACAAGGCCGGCAACGCTTATGAAAAGATGGTAGACCGCTACCTCGCCAACCCGCGGTTCGGCGAGGAGATGGCGCGCCACTGGCTCGACGTCGCCCGGTACGCCGACACCCACGGCCTCCACCTCGACAACGAGCGGCAGATGTGGAAGTACCGCGACTGGGTGGTGAAGGCGTTCAACGACAACCTGCCGTTCGACAAGTTCGCCACGTACCAGCTCGCCGGGGACCTGCTGCCGAACCCCACAAGCGAGCAGCTCACCGCGACCGGGTTCAGCCGGTGCAACGTGACGACCGGCGAGGGCGGGTCGATCGACGCCGAGTGGCGGTACCGCAACGCGGTGGACCGGGCGAGCACCGCGACGCAGGCGTTCCTCGGCCTGACCGCCGGGTGCGCCGTGTGCCACGACCACAAGTTCGACCCGATCTCGATCAAAGAGTACTACTCGCTCTACGCGTTCTTTTACTCCGGCGCGGACCCGGCGCTGGACAGCAACGTCAGCACCACCGGGCCGTTCGTGAAGGTGCCGACGCCGGCCCAGCAGGCCGCACTCGAGGCCGCCGCCAAGGCCGAAGCCGGCGCCCGCAAGGCGCTCGAAGAGGCCGCCGCAAAGGCGGAATACACGGACCCTGCGGCCACCCCGGACGCGCCGGCGGTGGCGGTGCGCGAGGTGCTGCTCGACGACACGTTCCCGGCCGGGGCGACCAGCAGCAACACCACCCGTAACGCCGCCGACTGGGTGACCGCCCCGGCGTTCGGCGCGAAGTCGGGCCGCCGCGTGCTGCGCCAGGCGAACACGTTCTTCCACCAGGACACGATCCAATTCCGGAACCCGCTCCGCGCCCCCGCGGGCGCCCGTTTCGAGGCGTGGGTGTACCTCGACCCGAAGCAGCCGCCCGGCGCCGTCACCGTCCAGTTCGCCGGCGGGAAGAAGGTGTGGTGGGGCCAGGAGCCGACCGCCGAGTCCCCTTACGCGCGAGGCGGGCTGGGCACACGTGTCGGCGACCTCCCGAAACCCGGCTCGTGGGCTCAGCTCGCTCTCAACGCTGAAGACCTGGGTTTGAAGGGAGAGCAGCCGGCCCCATCGCTAACGCTCCAGGAACACGGCGGGGTGGTGTACTGGGACGCGGTCGCGCTGACGGGCACGAGTAACCCCGCGACCGACCCGCGGACGTCGTTCCAGGTGTGGTGGAAGGGGCTGAACGGTAAAGCGCCGCCGGGCCTGCCCGCCGGTCTGAACGCTGTTGTTGCCGCCGGCCCGGCGAAGAACCCGAAGGCCGAGGACGTTGCGAAGCTGCGGGCCTATTATCTCGCGCATGTCGCCCGCGGCGCCACACCCGCACTCGCGAACCTTCAGCGAGAGTGGGAGGCGGCCCGCGCCGAACACGCCGTCGCCGCGGACGCGATCCCCGGGACGATGGTGTTCCGCGACCTGCCGGTCCCGCGCGACTCGTTCGTGATGCTCCGCGGGCAGTATGACAAGCCGGGCGACAAGGTGCAGCCCGGCGTGCCGGCGGCGCTCCCGCCGCTCAAGCTCGCCGACCCGTCGAAGCGCGCGACGCGGCTCGACCTCGCGAACTGGATCACGTCCCCCGAGAACCCGCTCGCGGCCCGCGTCGCGGCGAACCGCCTGTGGCAGCAGTTCTTCGGCGTCGGGCTGGTGAAGACCAGTTCCGACTTCGGCTCCCAGGGCGAACCGCCGAGCCACCCCGAACTGCTCGACTGGCTGGCCGGCGAGTACCGCTCATCCTGGGACACCAAGAAGTTCGTAAAACTACTCGTCACCTCGGACGCCTTCAAGCGCGACGCCGCCCAGCCGCCCGCGGTGCGCCTGAAGGACCCGGAGAACCGGCTCCTCAGCCGGGGGCCGCGGTTCCGGCTCGACGCCGAGCAGTTGCGCGACAACGCCCTGTTCGTGAGCGGGCTGATGAGCCACGAGATGGGCGGGCGCGGGGTGAACGTGTACCAGCCGCCCAACATCTGGGAGCCGGTGGGCTACGCCGACAGCAACACCCGCTACTACCTCCAGGACCACGGCGCGGCGCTGTACCGGCGCAGCCTCTACGTGTTCATCAAGCGCACGGCCCCGGCGCCGTTCCTGACGAACTTCGACGCGACCAACCGCGAGCAACTGTGCGCCGGCCGCGACCGCACCAACACGCCGCTCCAGGCCCTGCAACTGATGAACGACGTGCAGCACTTCGAGGCCGCACGGGCGCTGGCCGAACGGGTCCTCACCGAGGGCGGGAAGGAGGTCGAGGAGCGGATCGCGTTCCTGTACCGCACGGTGCTGAGCCGCCGCCCCGACGCCGAAGAGGTGAAGCTCGTCGCCGCCGCCCTGGAGCGACAGCGGGAACTGTTCGCGGCGAACCCGGTCGGCGCGAAGAAGGTGGTTCACGCGGGCGAGTCGAAGCCGAAGGGCGCCGCGGCCGACGCGGAAGTGGCGGCGTGGACGATGATCGCCAACCTCGTGCTGAACCTGGATGAAGCCGTGAGTCGGAACTGA
- a CDS encoding MmgE/PrpD family protein — protein MSSPTLAARLAGYAAGLTFESLTREAVHETKRRFIDSFATAIGAMPAEAYAIAKKCAARVSSTPGASLLGGGKSSIEWATFVNGLLIRYLDFNDTYLSKEPAHPSDNLAAVLAVGEAVGAGGKDLITAAVLAYEIQCRFCDAASLRKHGVDHVTYGAISSAVAAAKLMKLDVTKLTHTVGLAGVCNVALRQTRSGELSMWKGCAFANAARNGVFAATLAADGMTGPAPIFEGDLGFFKLVAREAFTPAPFGGESGNADGFMINKTYIKFWPAEYHSQSAIDAALQIRVELGGDVSQVQRIDIATFEASYNIIGKYPEAWAPKTRETADHSLPYCTAAALYDGDVYLETFDEPHFTDAKRVAFTGKVKVTHDGTLDPRYPHGIPNRITVTLNDGRTLVREVEFPRGHAGNPMTDAEVEAKFRRVAEPRYGKARADEILARCWELETLTSVTDLIALVD, from the coding sequence ATGTCCTCCCCGACACTGGCCGCGCGGCTCGCCGGGTACGCCGCCGGCCTCACGTTCGAGTCGCTCACCCGGGAAGCCGTCCACGAGACCAAGCGGCGGTTCATCGACTCCTTCGCCACCGCCATCGGCGCGATGCCGGCCGAGGCCTACGCGATCGCCAAGAAGTGCGCCGCGCGGGTCAGCAGCACGCCGGGCGCGTCGCTTCTGGGGGGGGGGAAGTCGAGCATCGAGTGGGCCACGTTCGTCAACGGGCTGCTGATCCGCTACCTCGACTTCAACGACACCTACCTGAGCAAGGAGCCGGCGCACCCGAGCGACAACCTCGCCGCGGTGCTGGCCGTCGGCGAGGCGGTCGGGGCGGGGGGCAAGGACCTCATCACCGCCGCAGTGCTGGCCTACGAGATCCAGTGCCGGTTCTGCGACGCCGCGAGCCTGCGCAAGCACGGGGTCGATCACGTCACCTACGGCGCCATCTCGTCGGCCGTCGCCGCCGCCAAGTTGATGAAGCTCGATGTCACCAAGCTGACCCATACGGTCGGGCTGGCGGGCGTGTGCAACGTCGCGCTGCGGCAAACGCGGTCGGGCGAGCTGAGCATGTGGAAGGGGTGCGCGTTCGCCAACGCGGCCCGCAACGGGGTGTTCGCGGCCACCCTCGCGGCCGACGGCATGACCGGCCCGGCCCCGATCTTCGAGGGCGACCTGGGGTTCTTCAAGCTGGTGGCGCGTGAAGCGTTCACCCCCGCCCCGTTCGGCGGCGAGTCGGGCAACGCCGACGGGTTCATGATCAACAAGACGTACATCAAGTTCTGGCCCGCCGAATATCACTCGCAGAGCGCGATCGACGCGGCCCTTCAGATCCGCGTAGAACTCGGCGGCGACGTGTCGCAGGTGCAGCGGATCGACATCGCGACGTTCGAGGCCAGCTACAACATCATCGGCAAGTACCCCGAGGCGTGGGCGCCCAAGACCCGGGAGACGGCCGACCACTCGCTGCCGTACTGCACCGCGGCGGCGCTGTACGACGGCGACGTGTACCTCGAAACGTTCGACGAGCCGCACTTCACCGACGCCAAGCGGGTCGCGTTCACCGGCAAGGTGAAGGTGACGCACGACGGCACGCTCGACCCGCGGTACCCGCACGGCATCCCGAACCGAATCACCGTCACACTCAACGACGGCCGCACGCTCGTTCGGGAAGTGGAGTTCCCGCGCGGGCACGCCGGAAACCCGATGACCGACGCCGAGGTCGAGGCCAAGTTCCGGCGGGTCGCGGAACCGCGGTACGGGAAGGCGCGGGCCGACGAGATCCTGGCCCGGTGCTGGGAGCTGGAGACGCTCACCAGCGTGACGGACCTGATCGCCCTCGTCGATTGA
- a CDS encoding NAD-dependent epimerase/dehydratase family protein, which translates to MSESTSPWAGRRVLVTGCTGLLGAAVCHELFDRGAAVVGLIHERSGADIFAPGQGGRVHFVRGRADNVFRLHSAMAVHEVSAVFHLAAAEPFAADRGTPAVLDAVRLYSRRVPVVAARPLQPFTLTGHAEPLGGLSVARFGAVFGPGDRKVFRTAPATALALHGGEGLPPLLDGPATDHVFVRDAARACLRVAEDVAVRGPGDYPFRSGWVLSDRRFGAAMRDVFNGAAPTLPDVAPPANPLGWAPETSFTEALQETLDWYGTLARPGGRARAAA; encoded by the coding sequence GTGAGCGAATCAACTTCCCCGTGGGCCGGTCGGCGGGTGCTGGTGACCGGGTGCACCGGGCTCCTGGGCGCCGCGGTGTGCCACGAACTGTTCGACCGCGGGGCCGCGGTCGTCGGGTTGATCCACGAACGTTCCGGGGCGGACATTTTTGCGCCGGGACAGGGCGGCCGCGTCCACTTTGTTCGCGGCCGGGCGGACAACGTGTTCCGGTTGCACTCGGCGATGGCGGTTCACGAGGTGTCGGCGGTGTTCCACCTGGCCGCGGCCGAGCCGTTCGCCGCGGACCGGGGCACGCCCGCGGTGCTCGATGCCGTGCGGCTGTACTCGCGCCGGGTGCCGGTGGTGGCGGCCCGGCCGTTACAGCCGTTCACCCTGACCGGGCACGCGGAGCCGCTCGGCGGGCTGAGCGTCGCGCGGTTCGGGGCGGTGTTCGGCCCCGGCGACCGGAAGGTGTTCCGCACGGCCCCCGCAACCGCCCTGGCGCTCCACGGGGGCGAAGGGCTGCCGCCCCTCCTCGACGGGCCGGCGACCGACCACGTGTTCGTGCGCGACGCCGCGCGGGCGTGCCTGCGGGTCGCGGAAGATGTGGCGGTGCGCGGCCCCGGCGATTACCCCTTCCGGAGCGGCTGGGTGCTGAGCGACCGGCGCTTCGGGGCGGCCATGCGCGACGTGTTCAACGGCGCCGCGCCGACGCTGCCGGACGTGGCCCCGCCGGCGAACCCGCTCGGCTGGGCGCCCGAGACCTCATTTACCGAAGCGCTTCAAGAAACGCTCGACTGGTACGGCACACTCGCCCGCCCCGGCGGGCGGGCGCGCGCCGCCGCGTAG
- a CDS encoding DNA-methyltransferase, with amino-acid sequence MRKDEFNDVAEGDCVQVLNTLPAGCADLVFADPPFNIGYQYDVYDDKRAKADYLTWTEKWLAAAVRVLAPHGSLFLAIGDEFVAEHKVRLDALGLTMRNWVVWHYTFGVNCSKKFNRSHAHILYYVRDPKNHQFFPDEVRVPSARMTTYADKRANPVGKLPDDTWVLRPQESDAHFAPDSDTWHVPRICGTFHERNEAGHKCQMPEAVLDRVIRVASKPGDLVLDPFAGSGTTLAVAKKLGRRYFGVELSEQYADGVRKRLQMIEFGEACAPARPVPAVAPVRKRQPLKR; translated from the coding sequence ATGCGGAAAGACGAATTTAACGACGTGGCCGAGGGCGACTGCGTTCAGGTGCTGAACACCTTACCCGCCGGGTGCGCGGACCTGGTGTTCGCCGACCCGCCGTTCAACATCGGCTACCAGTACGACGTGTACGACGACAAGCGGGCGAAGGCCGACTACCTCACCTGGACCGAAAAGTGGCTCGCCGCCGCGGTCCGGGTGCTGGCGCCGCACGGGTCGCTGTTCCTGGCCATTGGCGACGAGTTCGTGGCCGAGCACAAGGTGCGACTCGACGCGCTCGGACTCACCATGCGGAACTGGGTGGTGTGGCACTACACGTTCGGCGTGAACTGCTCGAAGAAGTTCAACCGGAGCCACGCACACATTCTGTATTACGTGCGCGACCCGAAGAACCATCAGTTCTTTCCGGACGAGGTGCGGGTGCCCTCCGCGCGCATGACCACTTACGCGGACAAGCGGGCGAACCCGGTCGGTAAGCTGCCGGACGACACCTGGGTGCTGCGGCCGCAGGAGTCCGACGCGCACTTCGCGCCGGACAGCGACACGTGGCACGTCCCGCGGATCTGCGGCACCTTCCACGAGCGGAACGAGGCCGGCCACAAGTGCCAGATGCCGGAGGCGGTGCTGGACCGCGTCATCCGGGTGGCATCGAAACCGGGTGACCTGGTGCTGGACCCTTTTGCGGGCAGTGGCACCACGCTGGCGGTCGCGAAGAAGTTGGGCCGCCGGTACTTCGGGGTGGAGCTGTCCGAACAGTACGCGGACGGCGTGCGGAAGCGGTTGCAGATGATCGAGTTCGGAGAGGCGTGTGCGCCGGCCCGCCCGGTCCCGGCTGTGGCGCCGGTGCGGAAGCGCCAGCCGTTGAAGCGGTAA
- a CDS encoding ABC transporter permease codes for MFRHLSAIWTARHFLLALVKLDLRLRYRRSVLGIGWSLLHPLAMTAVFTVVFSQLFGGGDPVGYAAYALAGLAVWAFLREAATLGSKAFLLNESYIRQSPMPYTIYTLRTVLGQVTHACLALTVVVALVAVWKQDAGVLVGVLLAVPGLLLAVVAAWAVATIGAFLTAFFHDVAHLLEVGAQIGFYLTPIMYRRSVLDDRGLGWLADINPVNMFLTLIRDPLLIGVPTGAQLAQWGGAYLAALAFTTVLVALAVGIVSWLQKKVIFHL; via the coding sequence ATGTTCCGCCACCTGTCCGCCATCTGGACCGCACGTCATTTCCTGCTCGCGCTGGTGAAGCTGGACCTGCGCCTCCGCTACCGCCGGTCGGTGCTCGGCATCGGCTGGTCGCTGCTGCACCCGCTGGCCATGACGGCGGTGTTCACGGTGGTGTTCAGCCAACTGTTCGGGGGCGGGGACCCGGTGGGCTACGCCGCGTACGCGCTGGCGGGGCTGGCCGTGTGGGCGTTCCTGCGGGAGGCCGCGACGCTCGGCAGCAAGGCGTTCCTGCTGAACGAGTCGTACATCCGGCAGAGCCCCATGCCGTACACGATTTACACGCTCCGCACCGTCCTGGGGCAGGTCACGCACGCGTGCCTGGCGCTCACGGTGGTGGTGGCGCTGGTGGCCGTCTGGAAGCAGGACGCGGGCGTGCTGGTGGGGGTGCTGCTGGCGGTCCCCGGGCTGCTCCTGGCGGTCGTCGCCGCGTGGGCGGTCGCCACCATCGGCGCGTTCCTCACCGCGTTCTTCCACGACGTGGCGCACCTGCTCGAGGTGGGCGCGCAGATCGGGTTCTACCTCACGCCGATCATGTACCGGCGCAGCGTACTGGACGACCGCGGGCTGGGCTGGCTCGCGGACATCAACCCGGTGAACATGTTTCTGACGCTGATCCGCGATCCGCTGCTGATCGGCGTGCCGACCGGGGCGCAACTGGCCCAGTGGGGCGGCGCGTACCTGGCGGCGCTGGCGTTCACCACGGTGCTGGTGGCGCTGGCCGTCGGCATCGTGAGCTGGCTCCAGAAGAAGGTGATTTTCCACCTGTAA
- a CDS encoding ABC transporter ATP-binding protein, translated as MAKIELENVSVTFTAHQQKRVSFKEYLVRGLFFGSRNPALRVRALEGINLSARDGDRIGVIGHNGAGKSTLLKTLAGVYPPTGGTREVEGKICSLFDITLGFEFEASGWDNILYRAYLQGETPTSVRDKVDQIAEFSELGDFLNIAVRNYSAGMQMRLAFSIATAIEPEVLLIDEVLAVGDLAFQNKAKARMKELMKSSRLMVIVAHDLNAILDMCTRVIWMEHGQIRAEGAPGVVVEQYIAASAANAGVLQEELQAA; from the coding sequence ATGGCGAAGATCGAACTCGAGAACGTGTCGGTCACGTTCACCGCGCACCAGCAGAAGCGGGTCAGCTTCAAGGAATACCTCGTCCGCGGACTGTTCTTCGGCTCCCGGAACCCGGCCCTGCGGGTGCGGGCGCTGGAAGGCATCAACCTGTCGGCCCGCGACGGCGACCGGATCGGCGTGATCGGGCACAACGGGGCCGGCAAGTCCACGCTGCTCAAGACGCTCGCCGGGGTGTACCCCCCCACGGGCGGCACCCGCGAGGTCGAGGGGAAGATCTGCTCGTTGTTCGACATCACCCTCGGGTTCGAGTTCGAGGCCAGCGGGTGGGACAACATCCTCTACCGCGCGTACCTCCAGGGCGAGACCCCGACCAGCGTCCGCGACAAGGTGGACCAGATCGCCGAGTTCTCGGAACTCGGGGACTTCCTCAACATCGCGGTGCGGAACTACTCGGCCGGGATGCAGATGCGGCTGGCGTTCTCCATCGCCACGGCCATCGAGCCCGAGGTGCTGCTGATCGACGAGGTGCTCGCGGTCGGCGACCTGGCGTTCCAGAACAAGGCCAAGGCGCGGATGAAGGAGCTGATGAAGTCCTCGCGCCTGATGGTGATCGTGGCGCACGACCTCAACGCGATTCTGGACATGTGTACTCGGGTGATCTGGATGGAGCACGGGCAGATCCGGGCCGAAGGGGCGCCGGGGGTGGTTGTGGAGCAGTACATTGCGGCGTCGGCGGCCAATGCCGGCGTGCTGCAAGAAGAACTCCAGGCCGCGTAA
- a CDS encoding glycosyltransferase family 4 protein — protein MRVLFNGVTTLKPKTGIAHAAANLHAALVATFPADNFWLYPGAGVSRAAGRFFRTDGGAPGGAAREPSALKQFAKRTAGAAAKLGYATHFQWAARTGRFDLYHEPNFVPFQTGLPLVVTVFDLSVLLHPEWHPAERVKAHEKAFARGLELANHVLVGTEAVRAEAQRYLGLSPDRVTAMLCGVGPQFRPQTPEAVAALRAKYGLPPRYTLYVGTIEPRKNIATLLRAFSDLPAPVRAACPLVLAGGWGWKAEAERELFHSEAKPRGAIHLGYVPDSDLPALYAGAEALLYPTFYEGFGMPPVEAMACGTAAVTSTADAVREVVGSNALTLDPCNLDGWRDALLRIADDREFLSYYRRRGLAHAATFTWEKCARVTYGVYRKVLGLPQPTVETRRAA, from the coding sequence GTGCGCGTCCTCTTTAACGGGGTAACGACTCTCAAGCCGAAGACCGGCATCGCGCACGCGGCGGCGAACCTGCACGCCGCACTGGTCGCGACGTTCCCCGCGGACAACTTCTGGCTGTACCCCGGGGCCGGCGTCTCGCGCGCCGCGGGGCGCTTCTTCCGCACCGACGGGGGCGCCCCGGGGGGCGCGGCCCGCGAACCCAGCGCGCTCAAGCAGTTCGCCAAGCGGACCGCCGGCGCGGCGGCGAAATTGGGCTACGCGACCCACTTTCAGTGGGCCGCCCGAACCGGCCGGTTCGACCTGTACCACGAGCCCAACTTCGTCCCCTTCCAGACCGGCCTGCCGCTGGTCGTTACGGTCTTCGACCTCTCGGTGCTGTTGCACCCGGAGTGGCACCCCGCGGAGCGGGTGAAGGCGCACGAGAAGGCGTTCGCCCGCGGGCTCGAACTCGCCAACCACGTCCTGGTCGGGACCGAGGCGGTTCGCGCGGAGGCGCAGCGCTACCTGGGGCTGTCGCCGGACCGGGTGACGGCGATGCTGTGCGGGGTCGGGCCGCAGTTCCGGCCGCAGACGCCGGAAGCGGTTGCCGCGCTCCGGGCGAAGTACGGGTTGCCGCCGCGGTACACTCTATACGTCGGCACGATCGAGCCGCGGAAGAACATCGCGACTCTGTTGCGGGCGTTCAGCGATCTGCCCGCGCCGGTTCGGGCCGCGTGCCCTTTAGTGCTGGCCGGCGGGTGGGGGTGGAAGGCGGAGGCCGAGCGCGAACTGTTCCACTCGGAGGCGAAGCCGCGCGGGGCGATTCACCTGGGCTACGTCCCGGATTCCGACCTCCCGGCGCTGTACGCCGGGGCCGAGGCGCTGCTGTACCCGACCTTTTACGAGGGGTTCGGGATGCCGCCGGTGGAGGCGATGGCGTGCGGGACGGCCGCCGTCACCTCGACGGCCGACGCGGTGCGCGAGGTGGTCGGCTCGAACGCCCTCACGCTCGACCCCTGCAATCTGGACGGGTGGCGGGACGCGCTGTTGCGGATCGCGGACGACCGCGAGTTCCTGAGCTACTACCGGCGCCGCGGTCTCGCGCACGCGGCCACGTTCACCTGGGAAAAGTGCGCGCGGGTAACGTATGGCGTGTACCGAAAGGTGCTCGGGCTCCCGCAACCGACGGTTGAGACGCGCCGGGCCGCCTGA